Proteins encoded within one genomic window of Nordella sp. HKS 07:
- a CDS encoding DEAD/DEAH box helicase family protein has product MINFDKLTRPTSTSAPLDPVEIFKRTPNLKDAPNDLWKGQAEALARWHNNRDASDNAIILNTGAGKSLVGILVAQSLVNEQIGPVVFACSTIDLVSQTSRECDRIGIKYSTRIQKEFSNDLFETGRAFCITTYQALFASISTFKGQNAPKCLIFDDAHVAERLIRDSFTLSISKHKFPDLFDKITQIVRPEFQALGKGAHLSYILSEVGQQSVTLCPLATSHRCREQIIQALKDANYKASSLFFPTVQLYEHLHYCAIFVSSTHIEITPPFIPTGVFPFLGEGVRRVYLSATLEYETDFVRGFGRKIPNPIVPDNDAGNGERLVLLASDFDEKSTKLSVAKSILAKRKLLISVPSYTRPKPGKKLQRLLIRPHSASN; this is encoded by the coding sequence GTGATCAACTTCGACAAGCTAACGCGGCCGACCTCAACCTCTGCCCCCTTAGATCCCGTTGAAATATTCAAGAGAACACCCAATCTCAAAGACGCACCAAACGACTTATGGAAAGGTCAAGCAGAAGCGCTGGCGAGGTGGCATAACAACCGTGATGCGAGCGATAACGCTATTATCCTAAACACGGGCGCTGGGAAATCGCTTGTCGGTATTCTAGTAGCGCAAAGTCTAGTAAACGAGCAAATTGGCCCTGTTGTATTCGCATGTAGCACAATTGATCTCGTTTCTCAGACATCTAGAGAGTGCGATCGAATTGGAATAAAATACTCAACTCGCATACAGAAGGAATTCAGCAACGACCTATTTGAAACGGGTCGTGCGTTCTGCATAACCACTTATCAAGCGCTTTTTGCATCCATAAGCACATTCAAGGGACAGAACGCCCCCAAGTGCCTTATTTTTGATGACGCTCATGTTGCTGAAAGGCTCATACGGGACTCCTTCACTCTGAGCATTTCGAAGCACAAGTTTCCAGATCTGTTCGACAAGATTACTCAGATTGTGAGGCCCGAGTTCCAAGCCTTAGGCAAAGGTGCGCATCTGAGCTACATCTTGAGTGAAGTAGGACAACAATCAGTCACTCTTTGTCCGCTGGCCACATCACACCGCTGTCGAGAACAAATAATTCAAGCCCTAAAGGATGCAAACTACAAAGCTAGCTCCTTGTTCTTCCCCACCGTCCAGCTTTACGAACACCTTCACTATTGCGCCATTTTTGTCTCCTCCACTCACATAGAGATTACGCCCCCGTTCATTCCAACTGGCGTCTTTCCGTTTCTCGGCGAAGGAGTACGTCGAGTGTATTTGTCGGCAACCTTGGAATATGAAACTGATTTCGTTCGGGGGTTTGGAAGAAAAATTCCGAATCCTATTGTGCCAGATAATGATGCTGGCAACGGAGAGCGGCTGGTTCTGCTGGCAAGTGATTTCGATGAGAAGTCGACTAAACTCTCTGTGGCAAAATCGATCTTGGCTAAGCGGAAACTGCTAATTTCGGTCCCATCATACACCAGGCCAAAGCCTGGGAAGAAACTGCAACGCCTCCTGATCAGGCCACATTCAGCCAGCAATTGA
- a CDS encoding alpha/beta hydrolase fold domain-containing protein, with the protein MVHRTCEALGLPRDRFSLIADHAGANIATVVAAPNRHGECGERFRHQELIYPCPDLTASYLSLREVAEGCVLTRELYARYRRNHIRITIRPTGVSPLFASASRERRRPSFCAPASIHCATRPSPMRGAPAEESVFPEMLQAS; encoded by the coding sequence CTGGTTCATCGAACATGCGAAGCACTCGGTCTTCCACGAGATCGCTTCTCGCTAATCGCCGACCACGCGGGTGCCAATATCGCGACAGTTGTGGCGGCGCCCAATCGGCACGGCGAATGTGGAGAGCGTTTCAGGCACCAGGAGTTGATCTATCCCTGCCCCGATCTCACGGCGAGCTATCTTTCGCTTCGCGAGGTGGCGGAAGGATGCGTCCTCACCCGCGAACTCTATGCGCGGTATCGCCGGAACCACATTCGGATCACGATTCGACCGACTGGCGTCTCGCCGTTGTTCGCGTCCGCATCAAGGGAGCGGCGCCGGCCGTCATTCTGCGCGCCCGCTTCGATCCACTGCGCGACGAGGCCCTCGCCTATGCGCGGTGCTCCGGCGGAGGAGAGCGTCTTTCCCGAGATGTTACAGGCTTCGTGA
- a CDS encoding pyrroloquinoline quinone-dependent dehydrogenase — MWTRSLPVCLCLLVAAMVGTRAHAEDGWTTFNGDLAAQKYSPLTQITPDNVGKLKVAWRTHTGDVSSGGPPPTGMHMKPDANGKIPNIPATVWSATPLFVNDTVYLGTPFYRIFALEPDTGKVKWTYDTKSTLEALTQPDLKNRGVAYWQADAPVPDQACQKRVYIGTMDAKLHAVDADTGAPCADFGSNGVVDINQWNTQNAKWPLSILQPPTVFEDYLFVGWAGKDWAESQDSPGTIYALDARSGALRWTFHSLPPDIAPKTGTANVWASMSVDRERRILYIPVSSPSPNFFGGAYPNDLPIVTSVTALDVGTGKVIWSRQLVHHDIWDLDTNAAPTLVDISKDGKVIPALVQTSKQGFLYVLDRSTGEPVYPIEERPVPASTVPGEKAAPTQPYVALPKPVTEDEWPGIFDLADLASFGYCSRTLKKLRYEGRFTPPSLEGSLIYPATIGGTEWGGGAVDPKTQIFIVNSSSAVQIYQLLARADYDKAASGGSETGGLFPMSGGPFGLNLTTFLNPLGMPCWKPPYGTIAAYDLKTGERLWNRPFGQVQKWGFYMPESWGTITIGGPAITASGLIFIGASMDSMVRALDVKTGEVLWKALVAAPAVALPAIYQYKGKQYVVFTAGGNSILTPRVSDEIVAFTLPD; from the coding sequence ATGTGGACCAGATCGCTACCAGTCTGCCTCTGTTTGCTCGTTGCCGCGATGGTCGGCACTCGCGCTCATGCCGAGGATGGCTGGACGACGTTCAACGGTGATCTCGCGGCGCAGAAATATTCACCGCTGACTCAAATCACACCGGATAATGTCGGGAAGCTGAAAGTCGCCTGGCGCACACATACGGGCGATGTCTCGTCCGGCGGGCCGCCGCCCACCGGCATGCATATGAAGCCCGACGCCAATGGCAAGATTCCAAATATCCCGGCGACGGTGTGGTCGGCAACGCCGCTCTTCGTCAATGACACGGTCTATCTCGGAACTCCCTTCTATCGCATTTTCGCGCTCGAGCCCGATACGGGAAAGGTGAAATGGACCTATGACACCAAATCGACGCTCGAGGCGCTGACGCAGCCCGATCTCAAGAATCGTGGCGTGGCCTATTGGCAGGCTGATGCGCCGGTCCCAGACCAGGCCTGCCAGAAGCGTGTCTATATCGGGACGATGGATGCGAAGCTTCATGCGGTCGATGCCGATACGGGTGCGCCCTGCGCCGATTTCGGCAGCAATGGCGTGGTCGACATCAACCAATGGAATACCCAGAATGCCAAATGGCCGCTGTCGATCCTGCAGCCGCCGACCGTATTCGAGGATTACCTGTTCGTCGGCTGGGCCGGTAAGGACTGGGCCGAGAGCCAGGATTCACCGGGCACGATCTATGCGCTCGATGCCCGCAGCGGCGCCCTGCGCTGGACATTCCATTCACTGCCGCCCGACATCGCGCCCAAGACCGGCACCGCCAATGTCTGGGCGAGCATGTCGGTCGATCGCGAGAGGCGCATCCTCTATATCCCGGTCAGCTCGCCGAGCCCGAATTTCTTCGGCGGCGCCTATCCCAATGATCTGCCGATCGTCACCTCGGTGACGGCTCTCGATGTCGGCACCGGCAAGGTTATCTGGAGCCGGCAACTCGTCCATCACGACATCTGGGATCTCGACACCAACGCGGCACCGACGCTGGTCGATATCAGCAAGGACGGCAAGGTGATACCGGCGCTGGTCCAGACCTCGAAGCAGGGCTTCCTCTATGTGCTCGATCGCAGCACAGGCGAACCCGTCTATCCGATCGAAGAGCGCCCGGTGCCGGCCTCGACCGTTCCCGGCGAGAAGGCGGCGCCGACCCAACCCTATGTCGCTTTGCCGAAACCGGTCACTGAAGATGAATGGCCGGGGATATTCGATCTCGCTGACTTGGCCAGCTTCGGCTATTGCAGCCGGACGCTGAAGAAACTGCGCTATGAGGGCCGTTTCACGCCGCCCAGCCTCGAAGGCTCGCTCATCTATCCGGCGACGATCGGCGGCACCGAATGGGGCGGTGGCGCGGTCGATCCAAAGACCCAGATATTCATCGTCAACAGCTCGAGCGCCGTACAGATCTATCAGCTGCTGGCGCGCGCCGACTACGACAAGGCGGCGAGCGGCGGATCGGAAACGGGCGGCTTGTTTCCGATGTCGGGCGGACCCTTTGGCCTCAATCTGACGACCTTCCTCAACCCGCTCGGCATGCCTTGCTGGAAACCGCCCTATGGAACGATCGCGGCCTATGATCTCAAGACGGGAGAGCGCTTGTGGAACCGGCCCTTCGGCCAGGTCCAGAAATGGGGATTCTATATGCCCGAATCCTGGGGAACGATCACCATTGGCGGACCCGCCATCACGGCGAGCGGCCTGATCTTCATCGGCGCTTCGATGGATTCAATGGTGCGGGCGCTTGATGTGAAGACCGGCGAGGTCCTGTGGAAGGCGTTGGTGGCGGCTCCCGCCGTCGCCCTGCCGGCAATCTATCAGTACAAGGGCAAGCAGTATGTGGTGTTCACCGCAGGCGGCAATTCGATCCTCACACCGAGGGTGAGCGACGAGATCGTAGCCTTCACCTTGCCTGATTGA
- a CDS encoding transcriptional regulator GcvA: protein MSRPMPSLNALRAFEAVARHLSVAGAADELSVTSAAVSHQIRHLEDHLGMPVFQRNGRSLALTDAGQAGLPAIREGFALFSAAMDAIDSLGETGALSISVTPSFAAKWLLPRLSRFEARHPDIDVKVNASMQLCDFAREGIDVAIRYGAGAYPDLVAEKLIQESLIPVCSPDLLSSGPLLRAPADLKAFTLLHDDSPDNDPSCPNWEMWLRAAGVDMPDAHRGPRFNQSSLVLEAAMLGRGIALAKSTLAAADIASGRLVRPLPGHSPVGFAYYLVAPKAKLNLPKVSYFRDWLQEEITRKDHLRLGRPSVTLHARAS from the coding sequence ATGTCCCGTCCCATGCCCTCTCTCAATGCCTTGCGGGCTTTCGAAGCCGTGGCGCGCCATTTGAGCGTGGCCGGCGCCGCTGACGAGCTCAGTGTTACATCGGCCGCGGTCAGCCATCAGATCCGGCATCTCGAGGATCATCTCGGCATGCCGGTTTTTCAGCGCAATGGCCGCAGCCTTGCCTTGACCGATGCCGGCCAGGCCGGTCTTCCCGCCATTCGCGAGGGCTTCGCATTATTCTCCGCCGCCATGGACGCGATCGATTCGCTGGGCGAGACCGGCGCCTTGTCGATCAGCGTCACCCCGTCATTCGCGGCGAAATGGCTTCTGCCGCGTCTCTCGCGCTTCGAGGCACGCCATCCGGATATCGACGTGAAGGTGAATGCCTCGATGCAGCTGTGTGATTTCGCCAGGGAGGGCATCGATGTCGCCATCCGCTACGGCGCCGGCGCTTATCCAGACCTCGTCGCCGAGAAGCTGATCCAGGAATCGCTTATACCCGTCTGCAGTCCCGATCTTCTAAGCTCCGGCCCACTGTTGCGTGCGCCTGCGGATCTCAAGGCGTTTACCCTGCTTCATGACGACAGTCCGGATAATGACCCCTCCTGCCCGAACTGGGAAATGTGGCTGCGCGCCGCCGGGGTGGACATGCCCGACGCCCATCGCGGTCCCCGTTTCAACCAGTCGAGCCTGGTGCTCGAAGCCGCGATGCTCGGACGCGGCATAGCTCTTGCCAAATCTACCCTCGCCGCCGCCGATATCGCCAGCGGCCGGCTGGTGCGGCCGCTGCCCGGCCACAGCCCGGTCGGATTCGCCTATTACCTCGTAGCGCCGAAAGCGAAGCTCAACCTGCCCAAGGTCTCCTACTTCCGCGATTGGCTGCAGGAGGAGATCACCCGCAAGGATCATCTCCGTCTCGGCCGTCCGAGCGTGACCTTGCACGCCCGGGCCTCCTGA
- a CDS encoding IS5 family transposase (programmed frameshift) → MRYELSDYEWTAIKPMLPNKPRGVRRVNDRRVLNGNFWVLRSGAPWRDLPENYGPRTTCYNRFVRWRRAGVWDRIMEARATAHDKAVQMIDTSIVRVHQHGACIAGNREQQMGRSRGGLTSKVHAVVDANGLPVRVGLSPGEAHDNRLCPVLLAGLLPKTMVLADRGYNADWIRTLVSEQGAWANIPPKRNRRDPICFSPYLYRSRNIVERFFNKIKQCRRIATRYDKIAANYLAFIKLASIRIWLRAYESTP, encoded by the exons ATGCGCTATGAACTCAGTGACTATGAATGGACGGCGATCAAGCCGATGCTCCCGAATAAGCCGCGCGGCGTGCGGCGTGTGAACGACCGGCGTGTCCTCAACGGTA ACTTTTGGGTCCTGCGCTCAGGTGCGCCTTGGCGTGATCTGCCGGAAAACTATGGACCTCGCACGACCTGCTACAACCGCTTTGTCCGTTGGCGCCGTGCAGGGGTTTGGGACCGGATCATGGAAGCACGGGCAACCGCTCACGATAAGGCGGTGCAGATGATCGATACATCCATTGTACGGGTGCACCAGCACGGAGCCTGCATTGCCGGGAACCGAGAACAGCAGATGGGCCGTTCGCGCGGCGGACTGACCAGCAAGGTGCACGCGGTAGTGGACGCCAATGGTCTGCCGGTGCGCGTTGGGCTGTCGCCGGGCGAGGCTCATGACAACAGGCTCTGCCCGGTACTTCTGGCCGGATTGCTTCCAAAGACGATGGTGCTTGCAGACCGTGGCTATAATGCGGACTGGATCAGGACGCTCGTTAGCGAGCAAGGCGCATGGGCCAACATCCCGCCCAAGCGCAATCGCAGGGACCCCATCTGCTTCAGCCCTTACCTCTATCGCTCGCGCAACATTGTTGAGCGGTTCTTCAACAAGATCAAGCAGTGCCGACGGATCGCTACCCGATATGACAAGATCGCAGCAAACTATCTTGCCTTCATAAAGCTAGCTTCGATCCGCATTTGGTTACGCGCTTATGAGTCCACGCCCTAG
- the nthA gene encoding nitrile hydratase subunit alpha, producing the protein MSQHDEHEGHGSELSEMTLRVRALETILTEKGYVDPSVLDSIVEAYETKIGPRNGAKVIARAWNDAAFKRSLLEDATRAVTSFGHAGHVGDHLVAVENTPKLHNMVVCTLCSCYPTDFLGVSPVWYKSAPYRSRAVRDPRGVLADFGVSLSSDTEIRVWDSTAETRFIVVPMRPSGTDGWDEERLAALVTRDSMIGTGLPKKPEDLGS; encoded by the coding sequence ATGTCGCAGCACGACGAGCACGAAGGCCACGGTTCAGAGCTGTCCGAAATGACACTTCGGGTCCGTGCATTGGAGACAATTCTCACCGAAAAAGGCTATGTCGATCCCTCGGTACTCGATTCGATCGTTGAGGCCTATGAGACGAAGATAGGCCCGCGCAACGGGGCAAAGGTAATAGCGCGAGCTTGGAACGATGCTGCATTTAAGCGATCCCTACTCGAAGACGCGACCAGAGCAGTGACGTCGTTTGGTCACGCTGGCCATGTCGGTGACCATCTTGTAGCTGTCGAGAATACCCCAAAGCTGCACAACATGGTCGTGTGCACACTTTGCTCCTGCTATCCGACCGACTTTCTTGGTGTGTCGCCTGTTTGGTACAAGTCGGCTCCCTATCGATCTCGCGCGGTCAGAGATCCACGTGGAGTATTGGCCGATTTTGGAGTGAGTTTATCCTCTGACACAGAAATCCGGGTCTGGGATTCGACTGCTGAAACCCGTTTTATTGTTGTTCCCATGCGCCCCAGCGGGACAGACGGATGGGATGAAGAGAGATTGGCGGCTCTGGTGACGCGGGACTCTATGATCGGAACAGGCCTCCCGAAAAAGCCTGAGGACCTGGGCTCATGA
- the nthB gene encoding nitrile hydratase subunit beta, with product MNGVHDMGGMDGFGKVEPEANEPAFHTPWEGRVIAMMRAMGATGAWNFDMFRDAREHQPAAYYLTASYYKSWEKTIETLLLDHGLVTAEEIKSGHSLHPPKPLHRPSVKPQDVPQCLKRASYGRPAPKAALFKIGDKVRTRNINPATHTRLPRYARDKVGTIERIHGCHVYPDSSALGRGDDPQWLYTVVISGRELWGADGDPALKVSIEAFEPYLEPA from the coding sequence ATGAATGGCGTTCACGACATGGGTGGAATGGATGGCTTCGGCAAGGTCGAACCGGAGGCCAATGAGCCCGCATTCCACACACCATGGGAAGGCCGCGTCATTGCCATGATGCGCGCGATGGGGGCAACAGGAGCTTGGAATTTCGACATGTTTCGCGACGCCCGCGAACACCAGCCTGCCGCCTACTACCTAACGGCTTCCTATTACAAGAGCTGGGAGAAGACCATCGAGACACTTCTGTTAGATCACGGACTGGTCACTGCCGAAGAGATCAAGTCTGGCCACTCCCTGCATCCACCAAAGCCTTTGCATCGGCCTTCAGTCAAGCCACAAGACGTCCCCCAATGCCTCAAGCGCGCTTCCTATGGCAGGCCCGCACCAAAGGCAGCCTTATTCAAAATCGGTGACAAGGTTCGAACCAGAAATATTAATCCTGCAACCCACACGCGGTTGCCCCGTTACGCCCGTGATAAGGTGGGGACGATCGAACGAATTCACGGATGTCACGTTTATCCGGATAGTTCGGCCCTCGGTCGCGGAGACGACCCACAATGGCTATACACGGTAGTTATTTCTGGCCGCGAGCTATGGGGAGCGGATGGAGACCCTGCCTTGAAGGTCTCTATCGAGGCATTTGAGCCCTATTTGGAGCCGGCATGA
- a CDS encoding nitrile hydratase accessory protein — protein sequence MSLTEPNPVQLLANVGPSIPRDGDGPVFREPWEAQAFAIALALGEKGVFSWKEWTATLAEEINRAQAAGDPDTGETYYHHWLAALERIVTSKGITTDATLRHYHDAWDAAADRTPHGQPIELRHEDFGQLTPSLP from the coding sequence ATGAGCCTGACAGAACCCAACCCGGTGCAGCTCCTCGCGAATGTGGGACCAAGCATTCCACGCGATGGGGACGGACCAGTATTCCGCGAGCCTTGGGAAGCGCAAGCCTTCGCCATCGCGCTTGCATTGGGCGAAAAAGGTGTGTTCAGCTGGAAGGAGTGGACAGCGACACTTGCCGAGGAGATCAACCGAGCGCAGGCTGCCGGGGATCCGGACACTGGCGAAACGTACTACCACCACTGGCTCGCGGCGTTAGAACGGATCGTAACGTCTAAAGGCATTACGACCGATGCGACGCTCAGGCATTATCACGATGCGTGGGATGCTGCTGCAGATAGAACTCCTCATGGCCAACCGATTGAATTGAGGCATGAGGATTTCGGACAACTAACTCCAAGCCTGCCATAG
- a CDS encoding cupin domain-containing protein: MSGQEDHRHGEAAWKHDGVRVIPANSLDTNTAQTPGMDRRTAINFARVGAQKLWAGTVTIHANAKTGAHHHGPLESVIYVVKGKARMRWGEKLEFVAEAGPGDFIYVPPFVPHQEINASPDETLECVLVRSDGEAVVVNLDIEPVEKPEAVRWIDPIHKA, translated from the coding sequence ATGAGCGGGCAGGAAGATCATCGGCATGGCGAGGCGGCCTGGAAGCATGACGGCGTGCGCGTCATCCCGGCCAATTCACTCGACACCAACACGGCGCAGACGCCCGGCATGGACCGGCGCACGGCGATCAATTTCGCCCGCGTGGGGGCGCAGAAGCTGTGGGCGGGCACTGTCACCATCCATGCCAATGCCAAGACCGGCGCCCATCATCATGGTCCGCTCGAAAGCGTGATCTATGTGGTCAAGGGCAAGGCGCGCATGCGCTGGGGCGAGAAGCTCGAATTCGTGGCGGAAGCGGGGCCGGGGGATTTCATCTATGTTCCGCCCTTCGTGCCGCATCAGGAGATCAATGCCAGTCCCGATGAGACGCTCGAATGTGTCCTGGTGCGCAGCGACGGCGAAGCGGTCGTCGTCAATCTCGATATCGAGCCAGTCGAGAAGCCGGAAGCGGTGCGCTGGATCGACCCGATCCACAAAGCCTAG
- a CDS encoding mechanosensitive ion channel family protein encodes MTGKASSFVVKLFLILLCWALPGTAGQAQTTDPGITLIVPSGQDSAQVEAIIKSLKDGSRPVTIRVESGKVAAEPEAHSSIAVTRDGLYAKLIALRDKFGDGVEQGFRGIGKLGSVPEKFSTAWNANAPGFSPLFLLIVIGFVMAAAYFVPLRWRRNLVTPPAARESDLGVRFLWRAKVLLIDLLALAAMAAAGLLAVRFLLPHPDFARAFAHSIIRFALIVGLYLAVGRFLLAADNTGAPLLPVLKADWHRRNLLIYAVCVALIIESINLLDQVNADLDAVIGCLFITSTLTAGFALWWVWSARHDVRQAIRHANPEGWGRRVVAAIFPAMNIIGVLMVWSAARVSAGAPEESDWSTAASIMLLLIAISPILGFGVPALVDAAMVKRHDDEPASPVRAASRSVVRAIASAGSWIAVIYAVIYIWTVYVAGNDPQSALARMSILAQAGIAFLVGCTIWVFFRSYFDSYAPRAPGAPHLAGADDDVGSMGQGRLATVLPLIRDIVLGGIVALTALVILSAIGVNIGPLLAGFGVLGLAVSFGSQTLIKDIVSGVFFMADDAFRVGEYIETGKQKGTVEKIHLRSVRLRHQNGQIHTVPFGQLDAVTNYSRDWATVKFEIRLDRDADIEKARKVIKKVGLAMQEDPELGPDLIAPLKMQGIQDITDSAVVVRLKFTAKPKNPSLLQRDALKRVYRSLQEAGVPLASNAVTVRSPTSTLAGAAVSAAMAPPAVDPRAAE; translated from the coding sequence ATGACCGGCAAAGCGTCTTCCTTCGTGGTGAAGCTCTTTCTGATTCTGCTGTGCTGGGCTTTGCCCGGCACGGCAGGCCAGGCGCAAACCACCGATCCCGGCATCACCCTCATCGTGCCCTCCGGCCAGGATTCGGCGCAGGTCGAGGCGATCATCAAAAGCCTCAAGGACGGCAGCCGGCCGGTGACCATTCGCGTCGAGAGCGGCAAGGTCGCGGCCGAGCCCGAGGCGCATTCGTCCATCGCGGTCACGCGCGACGGACTCTATGCCAAGCTCATCGCGCTGCGTGACAAATTTGGCGACGGCGTGGAGCAGGGCTTCCGCGGCATCGGCAAATTGGGGAGCGTCCCCGAAAAATTCTCGACGGCCTGGAACGCGAATGCCCCGGGCTTCTCGCCCCTGTTCCTGCTTATCGTCATCGGTTTCGTGATGGCGGCCGCCTACTTCGTGCCGCTGCGCTGGCGGCGAAATCTGGTAACCCCGCCGGCGGCTCGGGAGTCGGATCTGGGCGTCCGCTTCCTGTGGCGCGCGAAGGTTCTGCTGATCGATCTCCTGGCGCTGGCGGCCATGGCCGCCGCCGGTCTGCTGGCGGTGCGCTTTCTGCTGCCGCATCCGGACTTCGCGCGCGCCTTCGCCCACAGCATCATCCGATTCGCCCTGATCGTCGGGCTCTATCTCGCTGTCGGGCGTTTCCTGCTGGCGGCCGACAATACGGGAGCGCCACTCCTGCCGGTGCTCAAGGCCGATTGGCACCGGCGCAATCTCCTGATCTATGCCGTCTGTGTCGCGCTCATCATCGAGAGCATCAACCTGCTCGACCAGGTCAACGCCGATCTCGACGCGGTCATCGGCTGCCTGTTCATCACCAGCACGCTGACGGCCGGTTTCGCCCTATGGTGGGTGTGGAGCGCGAGGCACGATGTGCGGCAAGCCATTCGCCACGCCAATCCGGAAGGGTGGGGAAGGCGTGTGGTCGCGGCCATCTTCCCGGCGATGAACATCATCGGCGTTCTCATGGTGTGGAGCGCCGCGCGGGTCTCCGCCGGGGCCCCGGAAGAAAGCGACTGGTCGACGGCCGCCAGCATCATGCTGCTGCTCATCGCGATAAGTCCCATTCTGGGCTTTGGCGTTCCGGCGCTCGTCGATGCGGCCATGGTGAAGCGCCATGATGATGAACCGGCGAGCCCGGTGCGCGCCGCCAGCCGCTCGGTGGTCAGGGCAATCGCCAGCGCCGGCAGCTGGATCGCCGTCATCTATGCGGTCATCTATATCTGGACCGTCTATGTGGCCGGCAACGACCCGCAATCGGCGCTCGCGCGAATGAGCATCCTGGCACAGGCCGGTATCGCCTTTCTCGTCGGCTGCACCATCTGGGTATTCTTCAGATCCTATTTCGACTCCTATGCGCCGCGAGCCCCCGGGGCGCCGCATCTCGCCGGCGCCGACGATGATGTGGGCAGCATGGGGCAAGGCCGTCTCGCCACCGTCCTGCCGCTCATCCGCGACATCGTGCTGGGCGGGATTGTCGCGCTGACGGCGCTCGTCATCCTCTCGGCGATCGGCGTCAATATCGGGCCACTGCTCGCGGGTTTCGGCGTGCTCGGCCTCGCCGTTTCCTTCGGGTCGCAGACGTTGATCAAGGACATCGTGTCCGGCGTCTTCTTCATGGCGGACGACGCGTTCCGTGTCGGTGAATATATCGAGACCGGCAAGCAGAAGGGCACGGTCGAGAAGATCCATCTGCGCTCGGTGCGCCTGCGCCACCAGAACGGGCAGATCCACACCGTCCCCTTCGGCCAGCTCGATGCGGTCACCAATTACAGCCGCGACTGGGCGACGGTGAAATTCGAGATCCGGCTCGACCGCGACGCCGATATCGAGAAGGCGCGCAAGGTGATCAAGAAGGTCGGCCTGGCCATGCAGGAGGATCCCGAGCTTGGACCGGATCTCATCGCGCCTCTCAAGATGCAGGGCATCCAGGATATCACCGATTCCGCCGTGGTGGTGCGCCTCAAGTTTACCGCCAAGCCGAAAAATCCCAGCCTGCTGCAGCGCGACGCGCTGAAGCGAGTCTATCGCTCCCTGCAGGAGGCCGGCGTGCCGCTCGCGTCCAATGCCGTGACGGTGCGTTCACCAACGTCTACGTTGGCGGGCGCGGCGGTCAGTGCGGCGATGGCGCCGCCCGCGGTCGACCCGCGCGCGGCGGAATAG
- a CDS encoding RNA polymerase sigma factor — MTACAAGDRLAQLNRVFLQHRRALWFAALRIVRDRQIAEDLAQEAYLRAFQASESAPIEHIEAYLYRTIRNLALDHLRRLRTRERYEDPQAADGQLDAIPADIPSIETALIERERLRLFEAALQSLPLRARRAWALSQVSAWSYDRIARHLGVSRNTVYNDVKLVMGHCADALARFDRE; from the coding sequence ATGACGGCATGCGCGGCCGGCGACCGGCTTGCCCAGCTCAATCGCGTTTTCCTGCAGCATCGCCGCGCTTTGTGGTTCGCCGCCCTGCGTATCGTGCGCGACCGCCAGATCGCCGAGGACCTGGCGCAGGAAGCGTATCTGCGCGCCTTTCAGGCCAGCGAAAGTGCCCCTATCGAGCATATCGAGGCCTATCTCTACCGCACGATCCGCAATCTGGCGCTCGATCACCTGCGCCGGCTGAGGACCCGTGAACGCTATGAGGATCCGCAAGCGGCGGACGGACAGCTGGATGCCATCCCGGCCGACATACCGAGCATCGAGACGGCCCTGATCGAGCGTGAGCGTCTGCGCCTGTTCGAGGCGGCGCTCCAGTCGCTTCCCCTGCGCGCTCGCCGCGCCTGGGCCCTGTCGCAGGTCTCGGCCTGGTCCTATGACCGGATTGCCCGGCACCTCGGCGTTTCGCGCAACACCGTCTACAACGACGTGAAGCTCGTCATGGGCCATTGTGCCGATGCGCTGGCCCGCTTCGACCGGGAATGA